The genomic DNA gctcgttaccaaccggtaccgaaaatactggtaccgaaatccccaaaagtgggtacgggtaccgaatatacctagtatggcaCGTTTCAGTACAGGTCGGTATTGGTACgtcaccggtatttgagggtaaaaaccggtgaatacctgtgcggAACCGGTACAAAAAATACACCGatttggtaaatttgagaccggtacctatacccaataccatttgctacttgcattgctgcgttgctactggatttgatgagctcgttaccaaccggtaccgaaaatactaGTACCgaaatcctcaaaagtgggtaccggtaccgaatatacctagtatggcaCGGTTCGGTACAGGTCGGTATTGGTACGGCACCGGTagttgagggtaaaaaccggtgaatacctgtgcggAACCGGTACAAAAAATACAGcagtttggtaaatttgagaccggtacATATACCCAATACCATTTGCTTATCTCTTAATCATATATGAATTTTAAATAATCCTAATCTAATTCTAATAttaatctaaatattaataaaagactacaaTTAATGCTACGTGGCAATTTCTCCTTCAACTTCacaattatatttttatttaaaaatattttattatccttatccttattattattattattattattattattattattattattattattattattattattattattattattattattattattagtattatcaTCTATAAATCTCTTAATttcaattttaatattatatataaaaaatattttattatccttatccttattattattattatcaaatctctcaattttaattttaataacatAGGGAggaattttatatttttttgtctttttgtcttctTTTTTTGGAATTAtgatttttcattttgtaacaaaACTTTAGTTTTTATAATTTGTGTCACAGAGGTTAAATaattttagtttttgttttacgtttttctCGGATTTGTTCGTCGTTCGTTGCAATTTAGCGCAGTGTTTGATAGTCACATTTGGCCAGtcgtggtttttttttttcattcgtaATTGGTGATCACATTTGGTCTTTTAAGTTTGTTTTACCCCCCTCCACTTTCTAATACGCATCGTTATAAATTCGACTCCTTCTACGTTTTACGTCACGTAAGTCACTTTGTGTTGGAAATTCGTGTTTTTTACGCTTTACCCAGTTTTGGTCTTCGTTCGATGCTACTTAGCATGCTTTTACGTCCCCATCTCCTCAACGTTGGTAGCACGTTGTTATGCCCACTGGCCCGCAACGCGGGTAGCTTAAGACTAGTTTAATAATCTAATTGTgatattaatttaataataaatctattgtaatattaatttaatataataaatctACTGTTCACTGTTTGAATTTTATCATATATGAATGAATGAatatgaatataatataataaatcaTTGAGTTTGAATTTTATCATATATGAATTGTTATAATTGTTCACTGTTCTCGATTCTTACAAAGCATTTGTTCTTTGGTATGTATTTTTCATTCATAATTAGTTGTTTACTATTAGTTGTTCTTAATTCAAGCTTTCGATTAGGTTGCAAATAAGGCTAGGAATTAATGTAATTTATGATTGAGATAAATGAGGCACGTGTCCTTTTTTTAACCACTAATTTCTTTTATCACCTGCTGTTTGTGTGACTTGAACCAAAGACCTTTCTCTCCCACATGTCTTTACTCTATGGTAGTtcttcggttgaggttgtttctcTGGTTTTTGTAAGTTTGGTATGTAGGGCCCATTGAAATTTCTTGGGGTTTGTGCTAGTCACCCGCTTGctactttttatttaattatagGTTTTGCAATTTAAAAGGGGTTGCGGCGTAGTTTGTTGACGTTTAGCTGTCATTTCTTTGTAATATGTTATTTTGTCTAAGTAAATTAACATTGTAATGAAAATCAATTCGGAATTATTATCATTGATCATTGATTGTTGTTTTTGACTTAAGCAAACAATTTGTTTTCCGTGGGTAATTTTTCTACGTAATAATTGTTTTCGTCGTTACACAACAATGACCTTAGAAGTTGATTCTCAATTATCATTAAAGCATGAATATGTTGTAGATGATGTAGTAGCATCGTGAACAAAACAAACTCCAAGGTTGGAATTGGAAGAAATATGAGAAAGAAGAAGATTCGAAGGTTGGAACGTGAGGTTAAATTGGAAGAAATATGACCtaatttaaatatttaattggTGTTTTTTGGGTTTAGTTTAATATATATAGATAGTTAGGTCTATTGTAATTGGTGTGATTTTAGTCGATAATAAAAGTGTCAAACAAGTTGTCCAATATCGTGTTTGTTTATTGGATCAAAGGACCTAATTTTCCAACAATTGTTTTAGCTCGAAAACTAGAGAGAGAagaatctagagagagagagagagagagagagagttcaaTCAAGTTCCAAGCTAACCAACTCGATTAGCTCAGTTCGTTATTTAACTACCAaaacataaaactgttttataaacatgaggtagaaagtagttaaacgagtcctaatcatgtttgaaacttatgttgtgcgcgccgtcagaaacctgttaaacctgttaagacacgatttgtCAGCCTTACAAACCATTATGAGTTCATTACATTGTATTATACAATCAATCCCTATACTATTGCATTATTACATTTAACCCCCTATCTAACATTCTCTTATTAACTAAGCCCCTGTTCACTTTCTGTTGTAACAATACTCCCCCCCCGTATAACATTTTTGTCCTCAAAAATGAAAAGAAGGAAACCGCAATTGAAGTTCGTCCAGATATTCCAGTCAAAGGCCAATCACACCAATGAACTAACACCATGATTGCAACCTTCCCTCGTCGATTAACCATCTTTCGATCAACAATAGCTCGTGATTGATAGGTGAATCTTGGAGCTGTTGGGATAGGGTATATTTGAGCATTGGAACTAGTTGCAGCTTTTAACAAAGAGACATGGAAAGTTGAATGAATCTGCGCATGTGGTGGAAGATCCAACTGGTAAGCAACCTTCCTTACTTTCTCtatgataaaaaaaatgatcCATAATATCTTGGTGCGAGCTTTTTATTCTTGTGTTGTTTTAATGAATTTTGAACAAAAGATTGTAACTTTAGGTATACCCAATCCCCTACTTCAAAATTTCGTTCTGAACGATGTGCATCGACAATTTGTTTCATTCTATTCCTGGCCAAACACAAGTGATTCTTCAATTGCTTGATTATAATTTCTCTGGCCCTGTGTGGTTCTTCCACTGCCATTACCTTAGTGTCTCCCATTATATAAGGAATATGCATAGTAGGTTTAATGACAAACAAAGCCTCATGAGGGGACATCCCAATAGATGAGTAGTAAGTAGTATTGTACCACCATTGGCTGATATTCGTTTGCACCATTGTGTAGGATGATCCATAGACATGCACCTTAAGTATGATTCTAGGCATCTATTCAAAACCTTTGTTTTACCATGACTTTGTGGATGGTAGGCTGTAGAGTAGGCCAAAGAGATGTCATGTGGCTTCATGAATTCCTACCAAAAGCTGCTGATAAAGATTGGATCCCTGTCTGAAACTATAGTAGTTGGGCAGCCATGAATTTTAAAGATAGTATCTAAGAAAACATGAGCAATCTGGGTTGCACTGTAAGGATGAGTCAAAGGAATAAAATGGCCATACTTTGTTCGTCTGTCAACCACCACCAAGATAGAATCTTTGCCATTACTTTTAGGTAGCCCAGAAATAAAATCCATTAATATTTCACTGAAAATTGTTTTTGGAATAGGCAAGGGTTGTAGTAATCCAGGAGAAGCTAAAGTCTCATACTTAGCTATTTGGCAAATTGTGCAATCCTTCACAAATCTCTGCACATCTTTTGGACATCCTTTCCAATAAAATGCTTCTTTCAATCTCAACAAGGTAGGTTTAAACCCTGAATGACCTCCAATAGGAGATGAATGACAATACTTAAGTATGTCAGTTCTCAATGAACTGTAATTAGCTATTAGCAGTTTATGCTTCCTCCTTAATGTTGTACCATCCCAAGACTTGTTTTTAATGACTTTACCCTGATGTAATTGGTTGATCAACAGTTGACTATCATGATCTTGTTGCCATGTTTCTTGAATTCTTTGCCATAACAATGGGTGAATAGAACTGATAGCCAATTGGAAAAAATGTAAGACCTTGTTTTATTAATAAAGCATCAGCTGCTAGCTGCTGAATTCTAACTACCCTTCTTGTAACAAATTTCATAATCTTATCCCAACAGCTTGGATAACCATGTCCGTTGTAATGATGTGAGAATCTTCTAGGATAACAAATGTGTTAAACTCTGCTGATCAGTTTTGATGACAAAATGCTTTAAGATTAGGTAATGATGCCACTATTCAAGAGCTAATAGAATAGCCAATAACTCTTTCTCATAAACAGAAAAAGCTTGTTGTCTAATAGACAATCCTTTACTTATGAAAGCAATAGGATGTCCTTCTTACATCAAAATTGCCCCTGATCCTTTAGCTGATGCATCAGTTTCAACTCTAAACACCTTTGAAAATTTTGGAATTATAACTTTATACCCAAAACTCGAAGTAAAAAGACTACAAAGTTAATGTCTTAGTAAATTACTCTACTACATAAGGAtacaaatatatattaaaaaggtTTACTTGTTTGGTACTAGTTAACGTGTATctatttttttttgggtaaagggttttaccccggtgattctatatattcacaaccaaaaccGCACAAGTAGTGTAGAGggtctacactagttcaatcatgggACATGCCCCATGATTGTAAAACAAAGAAAATCAAACAAACCCACCAAAAAGGAACAAACAACTAGACTACTATCTAGTAAAATCAAAAAACATAAACTCTATCAGCCGCCATCATCATGGAGTTCAGTTCCTTCAATCTCCCACTCCCTTAGAAGTCGCCGCACATTATCACAATTCTTCAACCTCGCTCCCATCAATTTATACCGCACCTGTTGAATAATAAGTTCACTTAGGATTTCCGGAGGTCTCAACTGGTTCTTGAATAATCTAGCATTACGCTCCTGCCAAATAAAATAAGCACTAGCCGCCACCCCCAATCTCGTAATATAATCAGCCGCCGATTTCGATTTGGACCGCAACAGAAGCCAATTAACAATATCATCCCATTTGGCCTGCACCGAAGCCATACCCACTTTGCACCTAACCATATGCCACACTTGAGCAGAATACTTACACTCGAAGAACAGATGACTGTGAGAATCATGGTTAGCATAACAGAGTAAACAACACATCATATCCATATTCTTCCTACGCGAGAAATCCCAAGACAATATTTTATCCTGAGTGAGTAATTTTCTTCTCATGATCAGCCACATTAAGAACGCATGACGCGGAATGCATTGACCGAACCAAACAATGCGACTCCACCCAACCTCCAATTCTTGGTGCCTAATCGAATCCCAAGCACGAGATGTAGAAAAGTCATGAATCTGATCTCCTTGTCGCCATACGAGTTTATCAGGTCTGTGCGTATCAAAGGACATTTGATCCAGCTGAATCAGAACCGGATATAAATCCCTCCAAGCGGCTGGCCATCTCCACGAATTATTAGCAAACACATCCGAGACTTTAGACTCCATATTGAACCCCGCATTAGCAATAGATCTAGGCGAAATAAACTGCTCGAGCGGACCCAAAAGACTCCAGTTATCAAACCAAGCTGACGTACTTAAACCATTACCAACATCGGACCAAATGAAACTTCTCATAGTCGGCCGAATCTGAAGAAGCTTCCTCCATGACCAGCAACAACTAGCAGGAACTCTACAAGCCCAGAAACTTTTACCTTTCAACCTGTATGAGTGAACCCACTGAACCCACAAGGAGTCCCGACTCGAAATAATACTCCAAATATGTGCTGTCATAAGCGCTTTATTAACATCTCTGATTCGACGAATGCCTAGCCCACCCTCAAATTTAGGCACACAGATCGCTTTCCAAGACACCTTGGCTCGCCCTTTTTGAAACGCACTATCCTGAGACCATAAAAAATTCCGCATCAACGCCTCCAACTCAAGAATCACCCGATTAGGCAAAATAAACACTGACGACCAGAAGATATGCATCGAAGACAAGACCGAGACAATGAGTTGAACCCTGCCCGCAAAAGAAAGAAGCTTATTCCTCCAATGCATGATACGTTTTTCAAGTTTCTCCACCATCACTTGACAATCTTTATACAGCAAACGAGAAGATATAAGAGGCACACCCAAATATCTCACTGGCAAAGTACCCTCCCTGAATGGCATAATATTCAAAATCGCAGTTTTAATATAAGACGACACATTAGAGAAAAAAACTGTACTTTTCTGAATATTAGGTAATAAACCCGACATCTTCGTAAACGAATCAAGGGACTTCATGATGCACCTGGCCGACGCAATCTCTCTTCTTGAAAAAATAAACAAGTCGTCCGCAAAACAGAGGTTGATAATCTGTTGGCGTTCGCATTTGTTATGAAATTTAAAAGAAGAGTCAATCCTAACCGCATGGTGTAAGATAGCCGTAAGAATCTCCATGACAAGCGTGAACAGGTATGGAGAAATCGGATCACCCTGTCTTAGGCCCCGGTTACCCTTGAAGAAACCATGAACATCACCATTGATACACACAGAAAAAGTGGTAGTAGATACACATACCATAATCCAGTGAACCATATCAGCATGAAACCCGAAACCAATCAATATATTCTTGAGAAAATCCCAATCCACAGTATCATACGCCTTCTGAATGTCAACTTTGAAAGAACACTTAGGCGGGCCTATATTCCGGTGATAATTGTGCATCAGCTCTTGCGTTAACAAAATGTTATCAGAGATTTTTCTACCCGGCACAAAAGCTGATTGGTAGATACTAACAATATCATTCAATGCCACTTTAATTCTCTCGGCAATAATTTTACTAATACATTTGTACAGGACATTGCAACAAGCAATCGGGCGGTAATCCGTGACTACAGATGGGGACGTAATTTTAGGGATCAGAACAATGAGCGTATGGTTTAATTCCCTAAGGAGCCTCCCTGTAACAAAGAAATCAATCACGGCATTCGAGACCTCATTACCAACGATAGGCCAAGCACTTTTAAAGAATCCAGCAGTAAAGCCATCAGGCCCTGGAGCCTTATCCGAGCCAATCGAAAAGATAGCCTGTCTAACCTCATCGGGTGTGACCGGTCTAACCATGTGAGTGGCAACATCCATATCCAGCGTTTTTGAAAATAATTCAGGAGATGGAGTGAGCGACGTAGGCCCTTTGCATCCCAAGAATTTTTCATAATGCTCAACAAACGCTTTTTGGACCAATTCATCCTCAAACTCATTTCCACTAGCATC from Helianthus annuus cultivar XRQ/B chromosome 7, HanXRQr2.0-SUNRISE, whole genome shotgun sequence includes the following:
- the LOC110883459 gene encoding uncharacterized protein LOC110883459, translated to MNDRDYPGSNIPENLVSKGLFDQNGVPLSPFAADILKDSENRETGSTPDTVPVRGIGLRVTNIEGISTLPRRGMFYSDNVSVIDGLAAISKPVTMENAVKASSGSMGVEKRQVHESSSQQEHVTGVKSYAQSVRGTSDRKVNFRSLEAEEKQDGCDVVLSRDSVRVVQDKLANTLYGYFLGDRVAFPVVDYFVKNNWKRFGLQKSMMNANGYFFFKFADHAGMMNALNEGPWIIRSQPLFLELWSPSVKLEKKEVKKVQVWVKFHEVPIAAYTEDGLSLIATTIGEPKALDSFTTSMCVDMWGRSSFARALVEISADSEIKEELTIAVPRLDGDGFIKEKVYVEYEWCPHRCGRCSVFGHTDDCCPKQALKGFNGNTQHGKFTGKQPIQERGIPKRQPIVDDDGYTTVQGKKVARKVGFNVNKPKQKFEYRPVASKGKGGGPNSNPGGSMKKDGPAVASVQVSNSFDALNEPDVNMDENGDTSGPSHQEVEDEEVVEVLNESYGDEMDDFLRKGTVKSGGTKGASTPSSSVNHANYYVTRRDLWHNLSMHKQFVRNEPWVILGDFNSALNLEDKSMGCSSVSASMKEFQACVDDIEMVDLNRTGIHFTWNQKPKKGIGLMKKIDRVMGNTQFIASFPSAVAMFYPSRSSDHCPCVLKVPEINKPKHRSFKFANFLVHKPEFMGIVKQAWDKSVSGVHQFSVVKKLRLLKPPLRGLLFHQGNLHKKVQLLRDRLDGIQRDLDTDLNSVILRVEEANIRRAYQEALLDEERFLKQKSKVDWLSAGDMNSAFFHSALKNKIHYSRIDVIRDASGNEFEDELVQKAFVEHYEKFLGCKGPTSLTPSPELFSKTLDMDVATHMVRPVTPDEVRQAIFSIGSDKAPGPDGFTAGFFKSAWPIVGNEVSNAVIDFFVTGRLLRELNHTLIVLIPKITSPSVVTDYRPIACCNVLYKCISKIIAERIKVALNDIVSIYQSAFVPGRKISDNILLTQELMHNYHRNIGPPKCSFKVDIQKAYDTVDWDFLKNILIGFGFHADMVHWIMVCVSTTTFSVCINGDVHGFFKGNRGLRQGDPISPYLFTLVMEILTAILHHAVRIDSSFKFHNKCERQQIINLCFADDLFIFSRREIASARCIMKSLDSFTKMSGLLPNIQKSTVFFSNVSSYIKTAILNIMPFREGTLPVRYLGVPLISSRLLYKDCQVMVEKLEKRIMHWRNKLLSFAGRVQLIVSVLSSMHIFWSSVFILPNRVILELEALMRNFLWSQDSAFQKGRAKVSWKAICVPKFEGGLGIRRIRDVNKALMTAHIWSIISSRDSLWVQWVHSYRLKGKSFWACRVPASCCWSWRKLLQIRPTMRSFIWSDVGNGLSTSAWFDNWSLLGPLEQFISPRSIANAGFNMESKVSDVFANNSWRWPAAWRDLYPVLIQLDQMSFDTHRPDKLVWRQGDQIHDFSTSRAWDSIRHQELEVGWSRIVWFGQCIPRHAFLMWLIMRRKLLTQDKILSWDFSRRKNMDMMCCLLCYANHDSHSHLFFECKYSAQVWHMVRCKVGMASVQAKWDDIVNWLLLRSKSKSAADYITRLGVAASAYFIWQERNARLFKNQLRPPEILSELIIQQVRYKLMGARLKNCDNVRRLLREWEIEGTELHDDGG